The following are from one region of the Vanessa atalanta chromosome 5, ilVanAtal1.2, whole genome shotgun sequence genome:
- the LOC125064334 gene encoding uncharacterized protein LOC125064334 isoform X2: MARDRPTARHFHNQPELQRGGSYGLVLRWIFFVWLANCGTLGNTVKQDGCAFPTRWQGKWFQSGVIQPIMIDGAMLSNKGRCLSSEGDKFLIVDEKGCYRCVVMHEKHINVLQYKETFCHRRDALPHLCSLINGDALLYSMFRENAEPVDCPLKGPFSFTYNRGHGNCKIPASSIESCTEDSRLLLNYQACPDVYGSESTVEELECLATWKEGSLRFLVGKLHHNHATSNEDRYRCFVYEKANASAAMKEGPSPASGVEYRVAQSGDATCNGLFSATEGSRTMALKRVSVRFNCQFPSWMTFSHTWHTLDFSSNYTFYQRNATLRITNQTGAEIKVYCVNVKASSPSGNSVALVAHWQHHCASRYVCVVLYRRDTFIAELQRGSPTSRPDEACSPHHFNAVTAPYVTLVASNPESKECPYSGKYVISNHRHKRSYRPDERERNRTKRDKAMLQHNRRVNHTRLFNFSVRNMSDTPILRSRRHSEGEISCAGAVYNRLEVGCNSIKNMEFYSTCNNKEAITAYTCHGGWYENGASFVVTTPVTRDSTAARRYCFVSRDARDARDARDGALAVARSAANCERTVSEPEALLFDAAFTGKCQDEPNSQPLQRISSPYIISVAPIIIHYIIPR, translated from the exons GCTGCGCGTTCCCGACACGATGGCAGGGCAAGTGGTTCCAATCAGGCGTCATCCAGCCGATCATGATCGACGGTGCCATGCTTTCTAATAAGGGCCGGTGCCTCTCATCCGAGGGCGACAAATTTCTTATAGTTGATGA AAAAGGGTGCTACCGCTGCGTTGTGATGCATGAGAAACACATAAATGTTCTGCAATATAAAGAGA CTTTCTGTCACCGTCGAGATGCACTACCACACTTGTGTTCCCTTATCAATGGAGATGCCCTGTTATATTCCATGTTCAGAGAGAACGCGGAACCCGTCGATTGCCCACTCAAAGGACCTTTCTCTTTCACTTACAATAG GGGACATGGTAACTGCAAAATTCCAGCCTCGTCTATCGAGAGCTGTACGGAAGACTCGAGGTTACTGCTCAACTACCAAGCTTGCCCTGATGTATATGGTTCTGAAAGCACAG TGGAAGAACTAGAATGCTTGGCCACGTGGAAGGAAGGCAGCCTCAGGTTCCTAGTGGGGAAGTTACACCACAACCACGCCACCAGCAACGAAGACAGATACAGATGTTTCGTCTACGAGAAGGCAAATG CATCAGCTGCCATGAAGGAGGGACCAAGTCCTGCCAGTGGAGTCGAGTACAGAGTAGCGCAGTCTGGTGACGCGACGTGCAATGGCTTATTTAGTGCAACTGAAGGATCTAGAACTATGGCTTTGAAGAGAG TCTCGGTTCGATTTAATTGCCAGTTCCCCTCCTGGATGACGTTCTCCCACACGTGGCACACCCTAGACTTTAGCAGTAACTACACTTTCTATCAGCGCAACGCAACATTACGCATCACGAACCAGACGGGTGCAGAAATTAAAGTGTACTGTGTTAATGTGAAAGCCAGCTCGCCGAGTGGTAACTCTGTCgcgctggtggcgcattggcaacaCCACTG TGCTTCTCGCTACGTCTGCGTGGTCCTGTACAGACGGGACACCTTTATAGCGGAGTTGCAGCGCGGGTCGCCAACATCCAGACCCGATGAAGCCTGCTCCCCACATCACTTCAATGCTGTCACTGCCCCTTACGTAACATTAGTTG CAAGTAATCCCGAATCAAAAGAATGTCCATATTCTGGTAAATATGTGATTTCAAACCATAGACACAAGCGGAGCTACCGGCCGGATGAGCGAGAGAGAAATAGGACTAAGCGAGACAAAGCGATGCTTCAACATAATCGTAGAGTTAATCACACTAGACTGTTCAATTTTAGTGTTAGGAATATGTCCGATACTCCGATTCTACGAAGTAGAAGACATTCGGAAGGGGAAATAAGTTGCGCAGGCGCCGTTTATAATAGACTAGAAGTTGGGTGCAACTCGATAAAGAATATGGAGTTTTATTCCACGTGTAATAATAAGGAGGCAATAACAG CTTATACGTGTCACGGCGGGTGGTACGAGAACGGCGCGTCGTTCGTGGTGACGACGCCGGTGACGCGGGACAGCACGGCGGCGCGGCGCTACTGCTTCGTGTCTCGGGACGCGCGCGACGCGCGGGACGCGCGGGACGGCGCGCTGGCGGTGGCGCGCTCCGCCGCCAACTGCGAGCGGACCGTCTCGGAACCTGAAGCCTTACTCTTTGATGCAGCTTTCACAG GTAAGTGTCAAGACGAACCCAACAGCCAACCGCTCCAGAGAATTTCATCACCTTACATAATCAGCGTGGCGCCAATCATCATCCATTACATCATACCGAGGTGA
- the LOC125064334 gene encoding uncharacterized protein LOC125064334 isoform X1, with translation MARDRPTARHFHNQPELQRGGSYGLVLRWIFFVWLANCGTLGNTVKQDGCAFPTRWQGKWFQSGVIQPIMIDGAMLSNKGRCLSSEGDKFLIVDEKGCYRCVVMHEKHINVLQYKETFCHRRDALPHLCSLINGDALLYSMFRENAEPVDCPLKGPFSFTYNRGHGNCKIPASSIESCTEDSRLLLNYQACPDVYGSESTVEELECLATWKEGSLRFLVGKLHHNHATSNEDRYRCFVYEKANGIASAAMKEGPSPASGVEYRVAQSGDATCNGLFSATEGSRTMALKRVSVRFNCQFPSWMTFSHTWHTLDFSSNYTFYQRNATLRITNQTGAEIKVYCVNVKASSPSGNSVALVAHWQHHCASRYVCVVLYRRDTFIAELQRGSPTSRPDEACSPHHFNAVTAPYVTLVASNPESKECPYSGKYVISNHRHKRSYRPDERERNRTKRDKAMLQHNRRVNHTRLFNFSVRNMSDTPILRSRRHSEGEISCAGAVYNRLEVGCNSIKNMEFYSTCNNKEAITAYTCHGGWYENGASFVVTTPVTRDSTAARRYCFVSRDARDARDARDGALAVARSAANCERTVSEPEALLFDAAFTGKCQDEPNSQPLQRISSPYIISVAPIIIHYIIPR, from the exons GCTGCGCGTTCCCGACACGATGGCAGGGCAAGTGGTTCCAATCAGGCGTCATCCAGCCGATCATGATCGACGGTGCCATGCTTTCTAATAAGGGCCGGTGCCTCTCATCCGAGGGCGACAAATTTCTTATAGTTGATGA AAAAGGGTGCTACCGCTGCGTTGTGATGCATGAGAAACACATAAATGTTCTGCAATATAAAGAGA CTTTCTGTCACCGTCGAGATGCACTACCACACTTGTGTTCCCTTATCAATGGAGATGCCCTGTTATATTCCATGTTCAGAGAGAACGCGGAACCCGTCGATTGCCCACTCAAAGGACCTTTCTCTTTCACTTACAATAG GGGACATGGTAACTGCAAAATTCCAGCCTCGTCTATCGAGAGCTGTACGGAAGACTCGAGGTTACTGCTCAACTACCAAGCTTGCCCTGATGTATATGGTTCTGAAAGCACAG TGGAAGAACTAGAATGCTTGGCCACGTGGAAGGAAGGCAGCCTCAGGTTCCTAGTGGGGAAGTTACACCACAACCACGCCACCAGCAACGAAGACAGATACAGATGTTTCGTCTACGAGAAGGCAAATGGTATTG CATCAGCTGCCATGAAGGAGGGACCAAGTCCTGCCAGTGGAGTCGAGTACAGAGTAGCGCAGTCTGGTGACGCGACGTGCAATGGCTTATTTAGTGCAACTGAAGGATCTAGAACTATGGCTTTGAAGAGAG TCTCGGTTCGATTTAATTGCCAGTTCCCCTCCTGGATGACGTTCTCCCACACGTGGCACACCCTAGACTTTAGCAGTAACTACACTTTCTATCAGCGCAACGCAACATTACGCATCACGAACCAGACGGGTGCAGAAATTAAAGTGTACTGTGTTAATGTGAAAGCCAGCTCGCCGAGTGGTAACTCTGTCgcgctggtggcgcattggcaacaCCACTG TGCTTCTCGCTACGTCTGCGTGGTCCTGTACAGACGGGACACCTTTATAGCGGAGTTGCAGCGCGGGTCGCCAACATCCAGACCCGATGAAGCCTGCTCCCCACATCACTTCAATGCTGTCACTGCCCCTTACGTAACATTAGTTG CAAGTAATCCCGAATCAAAAGAATGTCCATATTCTGGTAAATATGTGATTTCAAACCATAGACACAAGCGGAGCTACCGGCCGGATGAGCGAGAGAGAAATAGGACTAAGCGAGACAAAGCGATGCTTCAACATAATCGTAGAGTTAATCACACTAGACTGTTCAATTTTAGTGTTAGGAATATGTCCGATACTCCGATTCTACGAAGTAGAAGACATTCGGAAGGGGAAATAAGTTGCGCAGGCGCCGTTTATAATAGACTAGAAGTTGGGTGCAACTCGATAAAGAATATGGAGTTTTATTCCACGTGTAATAATAAGGAGGCAATAACAG CTTATACGTGTCACGGCGGGTGGTACGAGAACGGCGCGTCGTTCGTGGTGACGACGCCGGTGACGCGGGACAGCACGGCGGCGCGGCGCTACTGCTTCGTGTCTCGGGACGCGCGCGACGCGCGGGACGCGCGGGACGGCGCGCTGGCGGTGGCGCGCTCCGCCGCCAACTGCGAGCGGACCGTCTCGGAACCTGAAGCCTTACTCTTTGATGCAGCTTTCACAG GTAAGTGTCAAGACGAACCCAACAGCCAACCGCTCCAGAGAATTTCATCACCTTACATAATCAGCGTGGCGCCAATCATCATCCATTACATCATACCGAGGTGA